A window from Bacillaceae bacterium S4-13-56 encodes these proteins:
- a CDS encoding extracellular solute-binding protein: protein MKKWLLSLIVLSFTALLIAGCNGNDEENNAANNTNDTTNNTENDGEGNNAGDTEEKTKIVFAAQNDNTPATQAAIDAFNESQDKYEVTWTEMTNDSAQMHDQLLTSLSAGSDEYDVLSLDVVWAGEFAGGGYLEPIDMMMEDSDYSIEDFNSGSMTSGNYKGIQYTLPFFPDLGLLYYRSDIVSEEDAATLESGDYTYEDLAAMSGKYNGEQGTQYGIVYQSKQYEGLTVNLAEFTGQFENVEGGLQTMYDFTTADWTPQDILNYDEGATHTAFENGNAVFQRNWPYAYGRVMNPEESESQVTAEQVGVAPLPNGGAVGGWLLGINNNSANVEGAWEFIKFLAGPEGQKIMSTEGGYLPGYNALLDDEEVLASNDLLSFEGFQNALQSTIARPVTAEYSEVSDDIQVAAHKYLSSGEGLDEAVQVIEDALATE from the coding sequence TACTGCACTATTAATTGCAGGATGTAACGGCAATGACGAAGAGAATAATGCTGCCAACAACACGAATGATACAACGAACAATACAGAGAATGATGGAGAAGGAAACAACGCAGGTGATACGGAAGAAAAGACAAAGATTGTTTTTGCTGCTCAGAACGATAATACTCCAGCAACTCAAGCAGCAATCGATGCTTTTAATGAGAGTCAAGACAAGTACGAGGTTACTTGGACTGAGATGACCAATGACTCTGCACAAATGCACGACCAACTATTAACGTCTCTATCTGCTGGATCTGATGAATACGACGTTCTTTCTTTAGATGTTGTATGGGCTGGTGAATTTGCAGGTGGCGGATACTTAGAGCCGATTGACATGATGATGGAGGATTCTGACTATAGCATTGAAGATTTTAACTCTGGTTCCATGACTTCTGGTAACTATAAAGGGATTCAATATACCCTACCTTTCTTCCCTGACTTAGGTTTACTATATTATCGCAGTGATATAGTAAGTGAAGAAGATGCAGCTACATTAGAATCTGGTGATTATACCTACGAAGACTTGGCTGCAATGTCAGGAAAATATAATGGTGAACAAGGAACTCAATACGGAATTGTTTATCAATCTAAGCAATATGAAGGTTTAACAGTAAACTTGGCTGAGTTTACTGGCCAGTTTGAAAATGTAGAAGGTGGATTGCAAACAATGTATGACTTTACAACAGCAGATTGGACACCACAAGATATTCTTAACTATGACGAAGGTGCAACACACACTGCTTTTGAAAATGGAAATGCTGTTTTCCAACGCAATTGGCCATATGCTTATGGACGTGTAATGAACCCTGAAGAAAGCGAATCTCAAGTAACTGCTGAACAAGTTGGTGTTGCTCCACTTCCAAATGGCGGAGCTGTTGGTGGATGGTTACTTGGTATCAACAATAATTCTGCTAATGTAGAAGGAGCTTGGGAATTCATTAAATTCTTAGCTGGACCTGAAGGTCAAAAGATTATGTCTACAGAAGGTGGATATTTACCTGGATATAATGCACTTCTTGACGACGAAGAAGTTCTTGCATCCAATGATCTATTAAGCTTTGAAGGCTTCCAAAACGCTCTTCAAAGCACAATTGCTCGTCCGGTTACAGCTGAATACTCAGAGGTATCTGATGATATTCAAGTAGCTGCACATAAATACCTAAGCTCTGGTGAAGGTTTAGACGAAGCTGTTCAAGTTATTGAAGACGCATTAGCTACAGAGTAA
- a CDS encoding sugar ABC transporter permease: MKKMGFKEFLFIVPVLLLIGIFSVWPVIQSFTYTFFDYRLNDQTRAGLYLNERFEADLYNERSFYIQRFIKADLENITDESDKEAALEVISSLQALDERFKDEEGVLKIEQEEADQVKNTYLLASKTIADLNQKYELQQGENLPELIEDINASLIQSNFIGLDGYKKALSDERLLTATVNTVIFTVVSVFFELILGLGMAMIMNQSIRGQGFIRVSSLIPWAIPTAVAALMWNYLYDGNAGVVAEMFANLGLIDNPQDLLLTAPGAMTASILADVWKTTPYMAILLLAGLQTIPGSLYEAGSIDGATKWQQFIKITLPLLKPSMLVALLFRTLDAFRVFDLIYVLTGGGPGGATETLSIYSYKTMFSQTNFGYGSVVVMIMFVCVAIISIIYVRVLGANLMEKN, translated from the coding sequence ATGAAAAAAATGGGCTTTAAAGAATTTCTATTTATTGTTCCTGTATTATTATTAATTGGGATTTTTTCGGTTTGGCCAGTTATTCAGTCCTTCACATATACATTTTTTGATTACCGATTGAATGATCAAACGCGTGCGGGGCTTTATTTAAATGAACGATTTGAAGCTGATTTATATAATGAACGTTCCTTTTACATCCAGAGGTTTATAAAAGCGGATTTAGAGAATATTACAGATGAAAGTGATAAAGAGGCGGCACTGGAAGTGATCTCTTCCCTACAAGCGTTGGATGAACGTTTTAAGGATGAGGAGGGCGTATTGAAAATTGAGCAAGAGGAAGCAGATCAAGTAAAAAACACATACTTATTAGCCTCTAAAACCATTGCTGACCTCAATCAGAAATATGAACTTCAGCAAGGAGAGAATTTACCTGAGCTTATTGAAGACATTAATGCCAGTTTGATTCAATCGAATTTTATTGGATTGGATGGCTATAAAAAAGCCTTATCAGATGAACGGCTCTTAACGGCAACCGTAAATACAGTCATTTTTACAGTTGTTTCAGTATTCTTTGAGTTAATACTTGGTCTTGGTATGGCGATGATTATGAACCAATCGATACGTGGGCAAGGGTTTATTCGGGTATCTTCGTTAATTCCGTGGGCGATTCCAACAGCAGTAGCTGCACTCATGTGGAACTACTTATATGATGGCAATGCTGGTGTAGTAGCAGAGATGTTTGCCAATTTGGGACTCATTGATAATCCACAGGATCTTTTGCTGACGGCACCTGGAGCTATGACAGCAAGTATCTTGGCTGATGTGTGGAAAACAACTCCATATATGGCTATTTTGCTTCTCGCGGGTCTACAAACCATTCCTGGTTCACTATACGAAGCTGGATCTATAGACGGGGCAACAAAATGGCAGCAGTTTATTAAAATTACATTACCTTTACTTAAGCCTTCTATGTTGGTCGCGCTCCTGTTCCGAACTCTGGATGCCTTCCGAGTGTTCGACCTCATCTACGTATTAACAGGTGGAGGGCCAGGTGGAGCAACGGAAACTTTATCTATCTATTCCTATAAGACGATGTTTAGTCAAACAAACTTCGGTTATGGGTCTGTCGTTGTTATGATAATGTTCGTTTGCGTAGCGATTATCTCGATTATTTATGTGAGGGTTCTCGGTGCTAATCTGATGGAGAAAAATTAA
- a CDS encoding carbohydrate ABC transporter permease, protein MADSKKKNTKWTFWALLVFYLVVVVFPFLWILVTSFKSTGEIYGNNAFGVIPDNPTMDHYYSVVMEKGILRAILNSLVVATTTTIYIIAVATFASYAISRFHFKGKNILLGLILAVSMFPQMIIIAPVYNMFLELGWTNSYFIVLPYSTITLPMAVWILVTHFNQIPIALEESAKIDGASPIQTLFRIVFPLAAPGVFTTAIIVFISAWNEFVLSITLNSNSEFHTVPVAISFLRTQFEILWGQVSAATIIVTIPTLIIVLLFQRQIISGLTSGGVKE, encoded by the coding sequence ATGGCAGATTCAAAGAAAAAAAATACAAAATGGACTTTTTGGGCTTTGTTGGTCTTTTATTTAGTTGTTGTTGTATTTCCTTTTTTATGGATCCTCGTGACCTCCTTTAAGAGTACAGGAGAGATCTATGGAAACAACGCTTTTGGAGTAATTCCAGATAACCCAACAATGGATCACTATTATAGTGTAGTTATGGAAAAGGGGATTCTACGTGCTATCTTAAATAGCTTGGTTGTTGCAACAACAACTACGATCTATATTATAGCAGTGGCAACTTTTGCCTCCTATGCTATTTCACGCTTTCATTTTAAAGGGAAAAACATATTATTAGGGCTAATTCTTGCGGTTTCCATGTTTCCGCAAATGATTATTATTGCTCCAGTTTATAACATGTTTTTAGAGCTAGGTTGGACAAACAGCTATTTCATTGTCTTACCATACTCTACAATTACATTGCCAATGGCAGTTTGGATCTTAGTAACACACTTCAATCAAATTCCTATTGCTTTGGAGGAATCAGCAAAAATTGATGGGGCAAGTCCTATCCAAACTTTATTTCGAATCGTATTTCCTTTGGCAGCACCCGGAGTGTTTACTACAGCGATCATTGTGTTTATTAGTGCTTGGAATGAGTTTGTTCTTTCTATCACCTTAAATTCAAACTCAGAGTTCCATACGGTTCCTGTAGCAATCTCTTTCTTACGTACCCAGTTTGAGATACTTTGGGGACAGGTCTCAGCAGCAACGATTATTGTTACCATACCAACTTTAATTATAGTTCTCTTGTTCCAGCGTCAAATTATTTCTGGATTGACATCAGGTGGAGTTAAAGAATAA
- a CDS encoding glycosyl hydrolase family 65 protein: MTWHVSSKSLMDTQLLTEESLYFLGNGYLGIRGNFEETYGPSYDSIRGTYINAFHDIIDIPYGEKLKAFPDTQQKMLNVIDAQTIQFYFGNEKELYTITDGEIISYERKLQMDQAISERMVHWKSPEGKEVEFHFERLVSFIHRELFVIKVTVTPLNFDGEITIVSTVNGNVTNYTNPNDPRVGAGHAKRLHTIDGGVYSNKGYIVAEAEVSKLRTACVAHHRFSIPDIQEKMKHEAGEVSFTYKMEGKKGQAIQFTKWNVYTDTLRHGEQLLERAQQITNNLEDVSYEELKSAQKTYMNGFWERSDVEIKGDTDLQKGIRFNLFHLLQSAGRDKYSNIAAKGLSGEGYEGHYFWDTEIYMFPVFLMTNPDLARQLLIYRYSILDGARKRAKEMGHNQGALFPWRTINGDECSSFFPAGSAQYHISADIAYSYIQYFQATHDEEFMKDFGTELLIETARLWIDVGHFRRDGRFAIEDVTGPDEYTCIVNNNYYTNAMAKHNLKWAAKLFHLMKKWDPKKSEELSRRLDVKENEVSEWERASEQMYLGHDEELKINPQDDTFLEKEQWDLENTPKEHFPLLLHYHPLTLYRYQVCKQADTVLAHFLLEDEQELETIENSYDYYEKITTHDSSLSSCVFSIMASKLRKKEKAYHYFSETSLMDLENTHGNTKDGLHMANMGGTWMAIVFGFAGLRIKEDGLHLAPWIPESWAGYSFHIQYKFQNIHVQVESKNLTFTLLEGAEVPMHVYDESCIIKPQQPLSIPVKEKHSKKRR, translated from the coding sequence ATGACATGGCATGTTTCAAGCAAATCATTAATGGACACCCAATTACTAACAGAAGAAAGCCTATACTTCCTTGGAAACGGATATTTAGGTATTAGAGGAAATTTTGAAGAAACATATGGTCCCTCTTATGATTCAATTAGAGGGACCTATATCAATGCTTTTCACGATATCATAGACATTCCATACGGGGAAAAATTAAAAGCTTTTCCGGATACCCAGCAAAAAATGCTAAACGTTATCGATGCGCAGACCATTCAGTTTTATTTTGGGAACGAAAAAGAGCTCTATACGATTACAGATGGAGAAATCATAAGCTATGAAAGAAAGTTGCAAATGGACCAAGCGATTAGTGAGAGAATGGTTCATTGGAAATCTCCAGAAGGTAAAGAAGTAGAATTTCATTTTGAACGATTAGTATCTTTTATTCATCGGGAATTATTTGTCATTAAAGTAACAGTGACTCCCTTGAATTTTGATGGAGAGATAACTATTGTTTCCACCGTAAATGGAAATGTAACAAACTATACAAACCCTAATGACCCAAGAGTAGGAGCTGGACATGCCAAAAGGCTTCATACTATCGACGGGGGTGTATATTCTAATAAAGGGTATATCGTTGCAGAGGCTGAGGTTTCTAAGCTAAGAACTGCTTGTGTTGCTCATCATCGCTTTTCAATCCCCGATATTCAGGAAAAAATGAAACATGAAGCTGGAGAAGTTTCTTTTACCTATAAAATGGAAGGAAAGAAAGGACAAGCCATCCAATTTACAAAGTGGAATGTATACACAGACACTCTTCGTCATGGGGAACAATTACTTGAGCGAGCACAACAAATCACTAATAATCTTGAAGATGTTTCATATGAAGAGTTAAAATCAGCCCAAAAAACATACATGAATGGTTTTTGGGAGAGAAGCGATGTAGAAATAAAAGGAGATACAGATCTTCAAAAAGGAATTCGCTTTAATCTGTTTCATCTTCTCCAATCTGCTGGCCGAGATAAATATTCAAATATTGCTGCAAAAGGTCTATCAGGGGAAGGTTATGAAGGTCATTACTTTTGGGACACAGAGATCTATATGTTCCCAGTCTTTCTCATGACAAATCCTGATTTAGCCAGACAGCTTCTTATCTATCGTTATTCCATTTTAGATGGTGCCAGAAAACGAGCAAAGGAGATGGGGCATAATCAAGGAGCTCTATTCCCGTGGAGAACGATCAATGGAGACGAATGCTCCTCCTTTTTTCCAGCAGGTTCAGCACAGTATCATATAAGTGCGGATATAGCCTATAGTTACATTCAATACTTTCAAGCCACTCACGATGAAGAGTTTATGAAAGACTTTGGTACAGAGCTTTTAATAGAAACAGCAAGATTGTGGATAGATGTAGGTCATTTTCGTAGAGATGGACGCTTTGCCATCGAGGATGTGACCGGTCCGGATGAATATACCTGTATCGTAAACAACAATTATTATACGAATGCAATGGCGAAACATAATTTAAAATGGGCTGCTAAGCTATTTCATTTGATGAAAAAATGGGATCCTAAAAAATCCGAAGAGCTGTCACGTCGACTTGATGTAAAAGAAAATGAGGTTTCTGAGTGGGAGAGGGCTTCTGAACAGATGTATTTAGGGCATGATGAGGAACTGAAAATTAACCCACAAGATGATACATTCTTAGAAAAAGAACAATGGGATTTGGAGAATACACCAAAGGAGCATTTCCCACTATTGCTTCATTATCACCCACTTACATTGTATCGTTATCAAGTCTGTAAGCAGGCCGATACAGTACTTGCTCATTTTTTACTTGAAGATGAACAAGAACTTGAAACTATAGAAAACAGCTATGACTATTATGAAAAGATAACAACACATGATTCTTCCTTATCTTCGTGTGTTTTCAGTATTATGGCTTCTAAGTTGAGGAAGAAGGAGAAGGCCTATCATTATTTTTCTGAAACATCTTTAATGGATTTGGAAAACACCCACGGCAACACAAAGGATGGTTTGCATATGGCAAACATGGGTGGAACATGGATGGCCATTGTGTTCGGGTTTGCTGGTTTGCGTATTAAAGAGGATGGTCTCCATCTGGCTCCATGGATTCCAGAATCTTGGGCAGGATATAGCTTCCATATTCAGTACAAATTCCAAAATATCCATGTACAGGTAGAGTCAAAGAATCTAACCTTCACTCTCTTGGAAGGAGCCGAAGTTCCAATGCATGTCTACGATGAGAGCTGTATTATCAAGCCGCAACAACCACTCTCTATCCCGGTAAAAGAAAAGCATAGTAAAAAGCGTCGATGA
- a CDS encoding helix-turn-helix domain-containing protein has translation MNPPIHIFLKFHRLKKGISQEEVCEGICSVSYYSKIENGQTVPSEEILSLLMERLHVSINIHDRSEEAKERLNSWYKQNIINFNSTSEDSHLELKEVMSDVFDPFLHNLFILYEFHYYLTKENYIKANELKEELENLKDIFNEVSLYFYHKFNGIFYYSYGDFHRSTQYFETAEVISKGGQIEHWEKADLCFHMARSYLNVYKVNKTFEYVNLALELYYEDMNYKRTAECQFILGVCYLRSGDLEKAEASFSLSEKAANVLGLRSLLKSISFYRGKFYTTKGDSEKALKFLLNGYEDVSGSRYSLNTVLQLVQELTKSNQWDDVKKWVDKGFSLIDDPSRLQDYIHHFTTYQKLSSGDFQEFKLYVTMKTIPFFQRYQLHEHVSNYSLLLAKELEKRRKYRDSSRYYKLSSQALSKLLHF, from the coding sequence TTGAATCCGCCTATCCACATCTTTTTAAAATTTCATCGGTTAAAAAAAGGAATAAGTCAAGAGGAGGTGTGCGAGGGAATTTGTTCTGTTTCCTATTACAGCAAAATAGAAAATGGCCAAACCGTTCCTAGTGAAGAAATTCTATCCCTTCTCATGGAGCGTTTACATGTTTCGATTAATATTCATGATAGGTCTGAGGAAGCAAAAGAGCGTTTGAATTCGTGGTATAAGCAAAATATTATTAATTTCAACAGCACAAGCGAAGATTCTCATTTGGAATTGAAAGAAGTGATGAGTGACGTTTTTGACCCTTTCCTTCATAACCTATTTATTCTCTATGAGTTTCACTATTATTTAACAAAGGAAAACTATATAAAAGCTAATGAACTGAAGGAAGAATTAGAAAATTTAAAAGATATCTTTAATGAAGTTTCTCTTTATTTCTATCATAAATTTAACGGGATCTTTTATTATAGTTATGGCGACTTCCATCGTTCGACTCAATATTTCGAAACTGCAGAAGTCATTTCTAAAGGAGGACAAATCGAACACTGGGAAAAAGCTGACCTATGTTTCCATATGGCGAGGAGCTATCTCAATGTATATAAGGTCAACAAAACCTTTGAATATGTCAATCTGGCACTTGAATTATATTACGAGGATATGAACTATAAGCGAACTGCAGAATGCCAGTTTATCTTAGGAGTCTGTTATCTACGAAGCGGTGATTTAGAAAAGGCAGAAGCATCATTTTCCTTATCTGAAAAAGCAGCCAATGTACTTGGATTGCGTTCACTACTAAAAAGCATCTCCTTTTATAGAGGGAAGTTTTATACAACAAAGGGAGATTCAGAAAAAGCATTAAAATTCTTGTTAAATGGATACGAAGATGTATCAGGCAGCCGTTATAGTCTGAATACTGTTTTGCAGTTGGTTCAAGAGCTTACGAAGTCTAATCAATGGGATGATGTTAAAAAATGGGTGGATAAAGGTTTTTCTTTAATTGATGATCCCTCCCGACTTCAAGATTACATTCATCATTTTACAACCTATCAAAAATTAAGCTCGGGAGACTTTCAAGAATTTAAACTCTATGTAACCATGAAGACCATTCCTTTTTTTCAAAGGTATCAGCTTCATGAACATGTAAGTAACTACAGTCTGCTTCTGGCTAAAGAACTTGAAAAAAGAAGAAAATACCGAGATTCAAGTCGATATTATAAACTTTCTTCCCAAGCTCTATCAAAACTTCTACATTTTTAA
- a CDS encoding ammonium transporter, giving the protein MSEMALLNSLWVMVGTVLVILMIGGFILLEAGSTRMKNAGHISGKTIFAFGISSLVFWAVGYGISFGNDVGGFFGFSNFFYNGEVNPDSDLAESVFFLFQLAFAGISLTIAFGGFAERAKLSAYLWFAVLFSIFVYPVVAHWIWGGGWLAEHGKQDFAGSTVVHLTGAMAALAATMILKPRIGKFNKDGSSNTIEGHNQVYTALAVLLLWVGWFGFNAGSTLSADGAFFGFVAVNTNLGAAAGAVVALLLPWAIKGKSDVPTMLNGALAGLVAITASSGFVDPWAAVVIGAIGGLIVYLSMELMDKLKIDDPIYALSVHGAAGIWGTLSNGFFATPELASVGQPGLFYGGGFTQLGVQLLGVVASGIYAFVVSYILLKIIEKVFLGGTLRVTHEEELMGLDMSEHGSYGYPEAFGDTSDKKTS; this is encoded by the coding sequence ATGAGTGAAATGGCATTATTGAATTCATTGTGGGTAATGGTAGGAACCGTACTTGTTATTTTGATGATTGGGGGGTTCATCCTTTTAGAGGCTGGTTCCACTCGTATGAAAAATGCTGGGCATATTTCAGGGAAGACAATTTTCGCCTTTGGAATTTCGTCATTAGTATTTTGGGCCGTAGGTTATGGGATTTCTTTTGGAAATGATGTCGGTGGATTTTTTGGTTTTTCAAACTTCTTCTATAATGGAGAGGTTAATCCTGATAGTGATTTAGCGGAAAGTGTTTTCTTTTTATTCCAATTAGCGTTTGCTGGAATTTCACTGACCATTGCTTTTGGTGGTTTTGCAGAGAGAGCGAAGCTGTCAGCATATCTTTGGTTTGCTGTTCTGTTTTCGATTTTCGTCTATCCTGTGGTTGCACACTGGATTTGGGGTGGTGGATGGTTAGCTGAACATGGGAAACAAGACTTTGCTGGGTCAACAGTTGTTCACTTAACAGGTGCAATGGCTGCATTGGCAGCGACTATGATCCTGAAGCCACGTATTGGTAAATTTAATAAAGATGGTTCTTCTAATACGATAGAGGGGCATAACCAAGTTTATACTGCCTTAGCTGTTCTATTGCTTTGGGTAGGGTGGTTTGGATTTAATGCAGGTAGTACTTTATCAGCAGATGGGGCATTCTTTGGTTTTGTAGCTGTTAACACTAATTTAGGTGCCGCAGCTGGTGCTGTTGTTGCTTTACTTTTACCATGGGCAATAAAAGGGAAGAGTGACGTTCCTACCATGTTAAATGGTGCCTTAGCTGGTCTTGTAGCTATTACAGCATCAAGTGGTTTCGTGGACCCTTGGGCAGCCGTGGTCATTGGAGCCATTGGTGGGCTTATCGTATACTTAAGTATGGAACTAATGGATAAATTAAAAATAGATGATCCAATCTATGCACTATCTGTTCATGGAGCAGCTGGTATTTGGGGTACACTTTCGAATGGCTTTTTTGCAACCCCTGAATTGGCAAGCGTCGGTCAACCAGGACTCTTCTATGGTGGTGGCTTTACTCAGTTAGGTGTTCAGCTCCTTGGAGTGGTCGCAAGTGGAATCTATGCTTTTGTTGTATCTTACATTCTATTAAAAATAATTGAAAAAGTATTCCTTGGTGGAACTTTACGCGTAACACACGAGGAAGAGTTAATGGGTCTCGATATGAGTGAACATGGGAGCTATGGGTACCCAGAGGCGTTTGGTGATACATCAGATAAAAAAACTAGTTGA
- a CDS encoding DUF294 nucleotidyltransferase-like domain-containing protein, with product MINHLQLQKEHEVLQSHLVQEAYRKTVQTWGEPPCSFSFFFVGSTGREEQHYRSDQDHGLIFEDPGENNQNYFLCLGKEINLALSKGGYSNCEGNVMASLEGWNRSFMDWSNLINICRERKTFDDLRTFLMLFDAKLQLGDGKLIQAIKQKQIKLAKDTDFVWWLAENTRKVPVSLNAFGKIVGETVDLKEAVYYPIIHTIRLFAIMEGILESNSLERLKKIHTLSQDEKNRMELLLKTYFSLRLNWTSEKQDYKNIHQLDVSLLSEEDKKELKRLIKESHSFHNKWTRRIQKWAKNREIG from the coding sequence ATGATAAATCATCTACAACTTCAAAAAGAGCATGAGGTTCTCCAGTCACACCTAGTTCAGGAGGCCTATCGCAAGACCGTTCAAACATGGGGGGAACCTCCGTGCTCTTTTTCTTTCTTTTTTGTAGGGAGTACAGGAAGAGAAGAACAGCATTATAGAAGTGATCAAGACCATGGTCTGATATTTGAAGATCCGGGAGAAAACAATCAAAATTATTTTCTTTGCTTAGGTAAGGAAATTAATTTGGCTTTATCTAAAGGCGGCTACTCCAATTGTGAAGGGAATGTAATGGCTAGTTTGGAAGGGTGGAATCGATCCTTTATGGATTGGTCCAATTTGATAAATATATGTAGAGAAAGAAAAACGTTTGATGACTTACGAACATTTTTAATGCTCTTTGATGCAAAGCTTCAATTGGGTGATGGCAAACTAATTCAAGCCATAAAACAAAAGCAAATAAAACTAGCGAAGGATACGGATTTTGTCTGGTGGCTTGCTGAAAACACAAGAAAAGTTCCTGTTTCATTAAATGCTTTTGGAAAAATAGTTGGCGAGACGGTGGATTTAAAGGAAGCTGTATACTATCCAATCATTCATACGATTCGACTATTTGCTATTATGGAGGGAATCCTGGAAAGTAATTCTCTTGAACGTCTTAAAAAAATTCATACATTATCACAAGATGAAAAAAACAGAATGGAACTATTATTGAAAACTTATTTTTCATTACGGTTAAATTGGACTTCTGAAAAGCAAGATTATAAGAACATCCATCAACTGGATGTATCATTGCTTTCTGAAGAGGATAAAAAGGAGTTAAAAAGGCTAATTAAAGAAAGTCATAGTTTTCATAATAAGTGGACACGACGTATACAAAAGTGGGCGAAAAATCGTGAGATTGGATGA
- a CDS encoding exonuclease domain-containing protein, whose protein sequence is MRLDDFFQWNVLKKLTGLKEQDFQTQALLRQMEREQREHNFLVTPFEKIDFTIFDIETTGFNPFKGDVTLSIGAVKIQQMEITKEQFHTFIQYEEEIPEVAKKITGITEEDLKGGVTRSEAWRSFMEFAKSTVFVAHHAKHEKQFMRQEVWREFRQMVQPYVLDTAWLAGKLMGVNDNFALDHCCNHFEIQIEKRHHALWDATATAELLLAMIHQLRENKIESIHECYLHLT, encoded by the coding sequence GTGAGATTGGATGATTTTTTCCAATGGAATGTTTTGAAAAAGTTAACAGGACTTAAGGAGCAGGATTTCCAAACTCAAGCACTCTTAAGACAAATGGAACGAGAACAAAGGGAGCATAATTTTCTTGTAACACCTTTTGAGAAAATAGACTTTACCATTTTTGATATCGAAACTACCGGATTTAATCCTTTTAAAGGGGATGTTACCTTATCTATAGGAGCAGTTAAAATTCAGCAAATGGAAATAACTAAGGAACAGTTCCATACATTTATTCAATATGAAGAAGAGATTCCAGAGGTTGCTAAAAAAATAACCGGAATTACGGAAGAAGACTTAAAAGGGGGAGTAACGAGGTCGGAGGCTTGGCGCTCTTTTATGGAATTTGCAAAATCAACTGTTTTTGTGGCTCATCACGCAAAGCATGAAAAACAATTCATGCGACAAGAGGTTTGGCGTGAGTTCCGACAAATGGTTCAGCCCTATGTTCTCGATACCGCTTGGCTTGCGGGTAAATTAATGGGCGTCAACGACAATTTTGCATTAGATCATTGTTGTAACCATTTTGAGATACAGATTGAAAAAAGACACCACGCCCTTTGGGATGCTACCGCAACAGCTGAACTTTTGTTAGCCATGATCCATCAATTGAGAGAAAATAAAATAGAGTCCATTCACGAGTGCTATCTTCACTTGACCTAA